From Tripterygium wilfordii isolate XIE 37 chromosome 13, ASM1340144v1, whole genome shotgun sequence, the proteins below share one genomic window:
- the LOC120012174 gene encoding uncharacterized protein LOC120012174 encodes METPSSTRRITRSQARAQALTTLNSGTNNNSENNDSNLHFSRKLESEYESALSKSRTRNSKQQQQQDRSALFDMTNDSPIVGLATASLETPSSAIAKQKSNRAKAALTPGSGEALLRGQVKTLLQRVEEEQLKIPNLSESGDEVNSNGMASITPLPVIEEQLKICQVDADIVSGSNPESLESQKSLNRSLLLDFSEKSEITDSSDCSSVVTDQGGLGGGSVCTDKSSMDDCNTSVWSIQVNASSTHDEEEEEMIEQEDDDFYYHNDNEEEEEVQEEGEDGGLLDALCEGISKISVADKFSGKHTRFVYNSDDDEIVDKYEEEEEEEEGASPSVLRLKGLPTPKGKHLRFLIEGDDN; translated from the exons ATGGAGACTCCATCGTCAACCAGAAGAATCACAAGGTCACAAGCAAGGGCACAGGCTTTGACCACCCTTAACAGCGGCACCAACAACAACAGCGAGAATAACGACAGTAACCTTCATTTCTCAA GGAAGTTGGAATCTGAATATGAGAGTGCTTTAtcaaaatcaagaacaagaaattcgaaacaacagcagcagcaagaTCGGTCTGCGCTATTTGACATGACCAACGATTCGCCGATCGTTGGGCTTGCAACGGCGAGCTTGGAAACCCCATCTTCTGCCATTGCGAAGCAGAAGAGCAACAGAGCCAAGGCTGCTCTGACTCCTGGATCTGGAGAGGCCCTGCTCAGGGGTCAGGTCAAGACTCTGTTGCAGAGAGTGGAAGAAGAACAATTGAAGATCCCAAATCTCTCTGAATCTGGAGATGAAGTCAACAGCAACGGAATGGCCTCCATCACACCCTTACCAGTTATTGAAGAACAACTGAAGATCTGTCAG GTGGATGCTGATATTGTTTCTGGATCCAACCCAGAAAGTCTTGAATCTCAAAAGAGTCTAAACAGGTCTCTACTGTTGGATTTCTCAGAGAAATCTGAAATCACAGACTCATCAGACTGCTCCTCTGTGGTTACTGACCAAGGAGGACTAGGAGGAGGAAGTGTTTGCACAGACAAGTCATCCATGGATGACTGCAATACCTCAGTGTGGTCTATTCAGGTCAACGCAAGTAGTACTCAtgatgaagaggaggaagaaatgATTGAACAAGAAGATGATGATTTCTACTACCACAACGAcaatgaagaagaggaggaagtgcaggaagaaggagaagatggAGGATTGCTTGATGCACTGTGTGAAGGTATAAGCAAGATAAGTGTGGCTGACAAGTTCAGTGGAAAGCACACTAGGTTTGTGTACAacagtgatgatgatgagattgTTGACAagtatgaagaagaagaagaagaagaagaaggtgccTCTCCCAGTGTGCTTCGCTTGAAGGGCTTGCCAACTCCTAAAGGAAAGCACCTGCGATTCCTTATCGAGGGAGATGATAACTGA